The following nucleotide sequence is from Bacteroidota bacterium.
ACCACTGAGAAGGTTGAGCCAGATGTGCCCCTTACAATGGCTACTTTTTTGGCTGATGGAAAATAGCCCAGCTGATTAATCCGAATCTGGCTGGTAAGTGATTGCCCTGAAACCATTAGTGGTAGAAGGCTTGCAAGTAAAATGGTAAATCTAATTCGCATGGTTAGTAGTTTTGTGTTATCGCCTTGGTTTTTGTGGTTATTTGCTAACAGCGATTGCCCTTCTTTATTGTTGCAAACTTGGTTATTTTTTCAACAAGATTCAATTAAAGCAATCTATAATTTACAAAAAGTTATTGCTATTTTTTTCTGGTCGTTCAAATTATTCTGGTCTTCTTTTCTCGACATCATTTTGACCAATGTTACGATTATTTTGACGAAAGGTTTCTGTGCTGACTTTGTTAATAAGTAAAAAAATACGCTAAACATATTGATATGCAATAGATTATTAGGTGAATATTTTTTATATTTATTTTTCTTAGTTCGCAACACTTTGACGAACATTTATTTTTTGTACTCAAAAGAATTTTGTGGTCAACCACGGTGATTCGATTTAAGCTCAGAAATTAAATACCCATAAAACATTGTGGTTCAAAATACAAGTGCATTGAATACTCTTGCCTGTTTGTTTAATTCGGCAATGCAAAAAATAAGGGATAGGTAAAATGTTGCTAAATTGCTCGCCATAATGCTCAATCAACCTTATGAAAAAGATTATTGCTTTTTATAGGAAATGCCGCAGTTCAAAGACCAATTTCCTGCTATTGGTATTACGTGCTATGCATTTTAAGCTTGTGTTCAGAAAAACGATTCTGGTGCATCAACGGGTAAGTATTAGTGGGGTAAAAAATATTTCGGCCAGCGGTAAACTCGAAATTGGTACAGACTATGTGGGTTTCACACATAGAAGGGATATTACCTACCTTAATATCAAAGGAAAACTCAAACTGGCCGGACCTTATTCCATTGGCCGTGGCTGTCGGATTGACATTGAAAAAGATGGCGAAGTCTCCATTGGACATGGCGGGTACATCAATGCCAATACAAACCTGATTATAATGCATGGACTTAGTATTGGCAACGATTGTGTCATCTCCTGGAATTGTCAGTTTCTCGACGAAGATTTTCATTCCATCCACTACGAAGGCCGTAAAGAAGGTCGCCCCGAAATTGTATTGGGTAACAAAGTATGGGTTGGATGTGGCGTAAAAATTTATAAGGGAACCCATATTGCAGATGGATGTGTGATAGCAGCCGATTCGGTTGTGCGTGGCATTTTCACCCAGCCAAATGCTCTGATTGGTGGAAATCCGGCTCGCGTGCTTAAGGAAAATATCGGGTGGGAATAAATTTCTACTGTTAATTATTTCCTGCTTGTTATCCGTATCCACTTCATTTTAAGCAATTGTTTGATAAACATTGTCAGCTCTCGACGATTAAAGGTTTGCCGGTAGAAGTAGGAATAATCGCGGAGCAAGTCGGTGTTGAGGTAAGTATCCTGCAGCAGGTCTGCTGTTTTGCACAAAAAGATATCTTCTCCTGGTATGTTGTAAAACACATTGAGTTCGTGCGGCTTAAGTGAACGCTCAAAAGTCATCAGCGGATTTGCGCATTTCTTTGTGGTGAGCGCATAGGGTTTAGCAATGGTTTGAGGCCTTTTGGTTCCGTATAGGTCTACTTCGAAGTCAAAGTCCTTCATTTTTTTATTATGCTTTTTAATGGTCGCAGGAGTAATTTCGAAATAGGAATCGTAGACATTTTCGGCCTCTGAGAATGGAATAAAACGAATCTTTGGATCAACCGTTGCAAGCGGACTTTGGGCGTCGTGGTCGCGGTCGAAATAATGGGTTCCGGGGTCGTTAAAATTGGTCGAGAGCGATTTGTTGGGATAGACAAAAAACTTGTTAGTGTATACCAGGTAGCCGATAAAAAACTTTTTCCACGAACTTTTTGGCCAGTTAATTACTTCGTAAGGCATGCCAGTAATTTTCGACAAATCCGGATCGGTATTAAACCATTCCCTGAAGCCTTTCCATTGTTCGCGGCTCCAAGACTGGCCCCAGGAAGAGGCAATCTGCATAAAATACACATCCGAATGGTTGGTTACAGGAATAAAGGGGAGTTTATTGTTCCAGATGATATCGGTAAGCCGGTAGTTATAGAGCGAAATACCGGCAATTTTTTCTTCGTTGCGGTAAAACTGTTGTGCCTCCTTTACATAATCGAGGAAGTAAGGCGAAACAAACAAATCGTCTTCGAGGATAATTACATCGCCAAATTCTTCGGTAAGGTCGCCGCAACTGATAATATGCGCCTTAAGGCCTGTGTTTTTCTCCTTTACGCGAACTTCCTTAGGGCCGAATTTCCAATTATATTGGTGGGCATAGTCAATCACATCCTGATTTTTGCCTCCATTGTTGTCGATAGAGATAATCAGGGAAACATCGCCCTGTGGCTCGATCATGCGATCGAGCGATCTACAAATTCGCTTCAGTGATTCGATACGGTTAAAGGCTACAACAACTATTACAGGATTTGTCATCATTTTTTAATTAGTTTCGATTTTACCACTTTTAGCAGCTGCCCCAGATCGTTACGTTGATAATAAAGAATGTGGAGGGTAAGAAATATCAACAGGGCATAGGTCAACAAAGGGATATTAAGGTAAACGCTTATAAGTAACCCGCTGTATGCAAATAATTTAGGTGTCCAGAAAATGATTATTTCCTTAGTTTTAAATCCGAAAGATTTATAAAATCCGAGATAAAGGGTAGAGGGTACCACAATGGCCAGGTAAGCAATGGAATAGCAGATGATCACCATTTTTAGCGAAATAAAAGCTCCGATCACAATACCACCCACCAGTGCTACCGATTGGATAATGCCTAACAACGAAAGGTTTTTCTCTTTTTTATAGAGTACAAAAATATGTCCACCGGTCGAAATTAGTGTCTGGCCAAGGATCAATACACCAAAATAAGGCAACAGTTCGGCAACCTGCATCCAGTTTTTGCCCCACAGCACCAGTACAAACCAGTTTGGTATCAGTATCAGTGGCAATGCTACGGGAAGGCTTATCATACTAATTACCCCTAAAATACTTGCATATTCCTTGTTTACATTTCCACCGGCTTCTTTCAGTTTCTGCAGGCTTGGAAACAATACCGTACCAAAGATGCCTGTAATTAAAGTAAGCGCAAGGGTGAGAAACTGGTATCCGCGGTTATAAATCCCCAGGTCGTTCTTGCCATACAATTTCCCAACAATCAGGTTGTCGGCATTTCGGGCCCAATAGTTGATTGAATTGAAAAACGAAAGGTTCCCAATCAGGCTTCTTGTTTTGCGAAAGGCTACCTTTATTTGTCGCCAATCGTAAGAGGGGCGTATTTTAAGTTTTCGGTTGAAAAGTATGTAGTAGATTACTACCATCAGAATTTGCGGCACAATGAGCGACCAGTATGAAAAACCCAGAAAAGCCATCAATATCATGCCACCCATCATAAATCCATGGCCAATAAGGTTAACCTGGCCAATGCGGTTAAAATTAAGCTCTTTGGCATGTATGGCATAGGGCACCACTTGCAACGACTGAAAAATAAAAACAGTGGCAAACACCATAGTGGGAACTATAAGCTCTTTATCGTTATAAAAATAGGCAATCGGAAAGGCCAGACCCAGCATCAGCAGAAACAAAACCACGCCAATTAAAATAGCAATGGAATGCACCGCCCTGTAATACGAGTGCTTATAATCACTTCTTATAATGGCATAGGAAACACCCGAGTCGGTAAAAAGCTTGATGTATTCAGTAAATACGGTAATTAATGCTACAAAACCATATTCATCGGGCAGCAGTAATCGTGAAAGAATTATTGTGGCTACAAACCTTAATGCCTGGGTTGCATAATTATATCCACCGAAAGTGA
It contains:
- a CDS encoding acyltransferase, which codes for MKKIIAFYRKCRSSKTNFLLLVLRAMHFKLVFRKTILVHQRVSISGVKNISASGKLEIGTDYVGFTHRRDITYLNIKGKLKLAGPYSIGRGCRIDIEKDGEVSIGHGGYINANTNLIIMHGLSIGNDCVISWNCQFLDEDFHSIHYEGRKEGRPEIVLGNKVWVGCGVKIYKGTHIADGCVIAADSVVRGIFTQPNALIGGNPARVLKENIGWE
- a CDS encoding glycosyltransferase family 2 protein, translating into MMTNPVIVVVAFNRIESLKRICRSLDRMIEPQGDVSLIISIDNNGGKNQDVIDYAHQYNWKFGPKEVRVKEKNTGLKAHIISCGDLTEEFGDVIILEDDLFVSPYFLDYVKEAQQFYRNEEKIAGISLYNYRLTDIIWNNKLPFIPVTNHSDVYFMQIASSWGQSWSREQWKGFREWFNTDPDLSKITGMPYEVINWPKSSWKKFFIGYLVYTNKFFVYPNKSLSTNFNDPGTHYFDRDHDAQSPLATVDPKIRFIPFSEAENVYDSYFEITPATIKKHNKKMKDFDFEVDLYGTKRPQTIAKPYALTTKKCANPLMTFERSLKPHELNVFYNIPGEDIFLCKTADLLQDTYLNTDLLRDYSYFYRQTFNRRELTMFIKQLLKMKWIRITSRK
- a CDS encoding oligosaccharide flippase family protein — encoded protein: MSFKKTFFKNLITFGGYNYATQALRFVATIILSRLLLPDEYGFVALITVFTEYIKLFTDSGVSYAIIRSDYKHSYYRAVHSIAILIGVVLFLLMLGLAFPIAYFYNDKELIVPTMVFATVFIFQSLQVVPYAIHAKELNFNRIGQVNLIGHGFMMGGMILMAFLGFSYWSLIVPQILMVVIYYILFNRKLKIRPSYDWRQIKVAFRKTRSLIGNLSFFNSINYWARNADNLIVGKLYGKNDLGIYNRGYQFLTLALTLITGIFGTVLFPSLQKLKEAGGNVNKEYASILGVISMISLPVALPLILIPNWFVLVLWGKNWMQVAELLPYFGVLILGQTLISTGGHIFVLYKKEKNLSLLGIIQSVALVGGIVIGAFISLKMVIICYSIAYLAIVVPSTLYLGFYKSFGFKTKEIIIFWTPKLFAYSGLLISVYLNIPLLTYALLIFLTLHILYYQRNDLGQLLKVVKSKLIKK